The genomic segment GAGTGATGTGGATACAACTGGTCTTGTTATGTATGAACAGCTCGTGGAAAAGCTTCAACTGACATGGACGAAAATGGGGGTAGAAGCGTTAGACGCTTTGAAACCAACGCTAAAAGAAATCGACAACTTGACCAAAACAGAAGCGTTTCAAGATTTGGCGAAGCTAGGGTCAGATGCTTTTGCGGAAATGGGACGAACTGTTACGAAGTCCGTCCAGTTTGTATCTACTAAGCTACAGACGATTTTCAATAATCCTGAATATAAGAAGTTGGATGTTTGGGGGAAAATCGAGTTTATCGTAGCGGATGCATACGAGACGTTCAACAAATGGTGGAGCTCAGGCGGGAGTGAAGCCACGCAACGTGTCACTTATGAAATGGCATCGAAGCTCGGTGAGTTGATCAAAGCGGCAGCTTTACCTCTCATTCCAATTGCCCAAGACGTAGGATATGATGTCGGCAAATCGATCATTCAAGGCATTTGGGATGGAATGTGGGGAGAAAACAAGCTGGAGACTCCCTTTAGCAAACTGGAAGCCCGAATAGAGAGCATGAGGGCTGCTGGTCAAGATCCGACCACTACGCCTGTTTATGGCGGGCCAAACGCAACCATGACAGCAGGGCTGGAACCTGCATGGTACGAAAAAGCGTGGGATTGGGTAAATGGTTCCCATGCAAACGGATTATCTTATGTCCCGTTCGATGGATACAGAGCGGAGCTTCATAAAGGGGAACGTGTATTGACTGCCCAACAGAATCGTAATCTCGACTCCAATCTATGGTCGAGAGCGAATCAGGCGTTGTCGTCACGCAACGGGAATCAAACACTTGTTTTTCAGTTCTCACCAAACCTTTCAGGCGGAAACCGGGCGGAAAACGAGTCGATGCTCCGAGACTCCTATCATGAATTCAAGGCGAATATGCAGCGGTTCATGAGGAATGAGAGGGCGGTGAAGTTTTCCTGATGGCTGGAACATATACAACGAATGCAGGCGACATGTGGGACTGGATCGCATTTAAAACAATGGGCAGTGAGTATTTCATGCCACAGTTAATGGAAGCCAATGTAAAGCATCGTGAGACGGTAATCTTTTCATCTGGAATCGTCCTCGTTGTTCCCGACATTGGCAATGTCACGACGCAGGATACATCAAATCTGCCTCCTTGGAAGAGGGACTGATGACAGGTGGCACAGCCAAGACGAGTCCATTTTGAACTTCACTATGACAACAAGAATATTTCGAATGACCTCCAGCCGTACCTCACCTCGTTTGAGTACACCGACAATCTCTCTGGCACGGCGGATACCCTATCTATCAACCTAGCGGATCGGGAACGCCTTTGGTGGGCAGCATGGATGCCAGAATTGTATGCAAGCCTAAAGGCAAAAATCATCCGAGAAAACTGGATCGATGACGGGAAAACGGATGCCTTAGATTGCGGGTATTTCGAGATCAATGAGATCAGCCTAACAAGTCCACCCAATGCGGTCAGTATCCAAGGCGTGTCTGTGCCAGATGCATCAACGATCCGGGCACAACGAAAATACCGTGCATGGGAGAAAACGCGTTTGTCTGTGATCGCAAAAGATATTGCAGGCAAGAATGGCCTC from the Brevibacillus brevis genome contains:
- a CDS encoding tail protein X; amino-acid sequence: MAGTYTTNAGDMWDWIAFKTMGSEYFMPQLMEANVKHRETVIFSSGIVLVVPDIGNVTTQDTSNLPPWKRD